From the genome of Vicia villosa cultivar HV-30 ecotype Madison, WI linkage group LG2, Vvil1.0, whole genome shotgun sequence, one region includes:
- the LOC131650134 gene encoding uncharacterized protein LOC131650134, with the protein MNNNNMSSTPLSMQYNYNGNSGFSSMVPQQVNRHGVSATQNSIIDDSNIYNQRHAHASPINFFDDTQSHNSPSVSIIDDNIFDDTFVQSTINVQQYIRLLPGGQGNQFLAPSIVHVWSNNFVPQGAQRPSNPSTSSYNLNPPPSHIGPGFSTAVKSDQYMQSGIIPARPRNRRRGNNCIFTSTSRVLRDRRNRPRDEVFSSL; encoded by the exons ATGAACAATAATAACATGTCTTCAACTCCATTATCAATGCAATACAACTACAATGGTAATAGTGGGTTTTCAAGTATGGTGCCGCAACAAGTGAACCGTCATGGTGTAAGTGCAACACAAAATTCTATTATAGATGATTCTAACATATATAATCAACGCCATGCACATGCTAgtccaataaatttttttgatGATACACAATCACATAATAGCCCATCTGTATCTATCATTGATGACAAT ATATTTGATGATACATTTGTTCAAAGCACCATAAATGTTCAACAATATATAAGGCTTTTACCAGGAGGTCAGGGGAATCAATTTCTGGCTCCATCTATTGTTCATGTGTGGTCTAATAATTTTGTACCACAGGGGGCACAACGACCTTCTAATCCTTCAACAAGTAGTTACAACCTAAACCCTCCCCCATCCCATATTGGACCAGGGTTTAGTACTGCTGTTAAATCTGATCAGTACATGCAGTCTGGTATAATACCGGCTAGACCGAGGAATCGCCGTCGCGGTAATAACTGCATTTTCACCTCAACTTCTCGTGTACTTAGGGATCGGAGGAACAGGCCTAGGGATGAG GTTTTTAGCTCTCTATAG